The following coding sequences are from one Aethina tumida isolate Nest 87 chromosome 2, icAetTumi1.1, whole genome shotgun sequence window:
- the LOC109603957 gene encoding ninjurin-B-like yields the protein MDKDTTVVNLFSDSQNNCKVLWDNNRNCEQDSVKINGLEEVEETLTKTTKVKDEVTKHKKDKDRDSNELHESHEEIKGDADQDEIDSRRHKNDSFEELQEEINEEEEAKLAQKASNNYAAKKTVAQGMMDIALITANANQLRYIIEFNKNSSTYYLNLTLIVISLLLQVAVGVSLIFKGRMDLRGESKHQNAKRINNYVVVGVFLVTIINVFIASFTITGSGSQ from the exons ATGGATAAAGATACAACCGTCGTTAATCTGTTTAGTGACAGTCAAAATAACTGCAAAGTTTTATGGGATAATAACAGGAACTGCGAACAAG acTCTGTGAAAATCAATGGGTTAGAAGAGGTGGAGGAAACACTGACCAAGACAACAAAAGTGAAGGACGAAGtaacaaaacacaaaaaagaCAAAGATCGag aTAGCAATGAATTGCATGAATCACACGAAGAGATTAAAGGTGACGCAGAccaggatgaaattgattcaaGGCGTCACAAAAATGACAGTTTTGAAGAGCTTCAAGAGGAGATTAATGAAGAAGAGGAAGCCAAATTGGCTCAGAAAGCTAGTAATAATTATGCCGCCAAAAAAACAGTTGCCCAAG GAATGATGGATATCGCCCTCATCACAGCTAACGCAAACCAACTGAGATACATAATCGAGTTCAACAAGAACAGCTCAACTTACTACCTAAATTTAACCTTGATCGTGATTTCACTCTTGTTACAAGTCGCTGTGGGGGTATCGTTGATATTTAAGGGGAGGATGGATCTTCGTGGCGAATCTAAGCATCAGAACGCCAAgcgaattaataattatgttgttgtGGGTGTATTTTTGGTTACCATTATCAACGTTTTCATTGCCAGCTTTACAATTACAGGAAGTGGAAGCCAGTAA